In Raphanus sativus cultivar WK10039 chromosome 5, ASM80110v3, whole genome shotgun sequence, the following proteins share a genomic window:
- the LOC108859295 gene encoding RING-H2 finger protein ATL78-like yields the protein MSTTTFSPTIQDFLGNFYSRRMLLHTAYQPPTMASPPFAEAQEASHSYAHHMSFDANVVMVLSVLLCALVCSLGLHSIIRCMLRYSNLLSSEASDELAVRLANTGVKRKALKSFQTGLSHSELPEDSWMQ from the exons ATGTCGACTACAACTTTTTCTCCCACTATTCAAGATTTTCTTGGAAACTTTTACTCAAGAAGGATGCTGCTTCACACAGCTTATCAACCACCTACCATGGCATCTCCTCCATTTGCAGAGGCTCAGGAAGCATCACACTCTTATGCACACCATATGAGCTTTGATGCAAATGTTGTCATGGTCCTATCAGTCCTCTTATGCGCACTAGTTTGCTCACTTGGACTGCATTCTATCATTAGATGTATGTTGAGGTACTCCAATTTGTTATCATCAGAAGCTAGTGACGAGCTTGCGGTTCGCTTGGCCAACACAGGGGTCAAACGAAAAGCCTTGAAGAGTTTCCAGACG GGACTGTCTCATTCAGAGTTGCCAGAAGATAGCTGGATGCAGTGA